A single Rubrivivax gelatinosus IL144 DNA region contains:
- a CDS encoding sensor domain-containing diguanylate cyclase has protein sequence MDSGDRNRVRLGGDDDDTLARAARLLQQHGFVVERGDGAALAAETGRRRAAEAAFRLNEERLDALLALSERHHASVEELAQFAIDEGVRLTRSTIGYLHFVNDAQDGFLHYFWSRGSRETCAAVELMDYTVCTAGIWADALRLRRPVVHNDYPNEPTRRGLPEGHHPLSRHMSIPVLRDDKVVAICGVANKPAPYDAADLRQLRLLANRLWSIVESQRTTAALEAANAELSRVAGIDALTGVANRRALETFLERQWKIAAREGWPISLLMLDIDCFKAFNDTYGHQAGDAALKAVGAAASEVARRPNDLVARYGGEEFLVVLTRAQEDDAMAIACGLVERVRALGLVHGGSACAPVVTVSIGAASHVPQPDGPADWPALVAAADAALYAAKQGGRNRACAASSRAAA, from the coding sequence ATGGACTCCGGCGATCGCAACCGTGTCCGCCTCGGCGGCGACGACGACGACACCCTGGCCCGTGCGGCGCGGCTGCTGCAGCAGCATGGCTTCGTCGTCGAGCGCGGCGACGGCGCCGCCCTGGCCGCCGAGACCGGCCGCCGCCGTGCCGCCGAAGCCGCCTTCCGCCTCAACGAGGAGCGCCTGGACGCGCTGCTGGCGCTCAGCGAACGCCACCATGCCTCGGTCGAGGAGCTGGCCCAGTTCGCCATCGACGAAGGCGTGCGCCTGACGCGCAGCACGATCGGCTACCTGCACTTCGTCAACGACGCGCAGGACGGCTTTCTGCACTACTTCTGGTCCCGGGGTTCGCGCGAGACCTGTGCCGCGGTCGAGCTGATGGACTACACGGTCTGCACCGCCGGCATCTGGGCCGACGCGCTGCGCCTGCGCCGCCCGGTCGTGCACAACGACTACCCGAACGAACCGACCCGCCGCGGCCTGCCCGAAGGCCACCACCCGCTGTCGCGCCACATGAGCATCCCGGTGCTGCGCGACGACAAGGTGGTGGCGATCTGCGGCGTCGCCAACAAGCCGGCGCCTTACGATGCGGCCGACCTGCGCCAGCTGCGGCTGCTGGCCAACCGGCTGTGGAGCATCGTCGAGTCCCAGCGCACGACCGCGGCGCTGGAAGCGGCCAACGCCGAGCTGTCGCGCGTGGCCGGCATCGACGCGCTGACCGGCGTCGCCAACCGGCGTGCGCTGGAGACCTTCCTCGAGCGGCAGTGGAAGATCGCGGCGCGCGAAGGCTGGCCGATCTCGCTGCTGATGCTGGACATCGACTGCTTCAAGGCCTTCAACGACACCTACGGCCACCAGGCCGGCGACGCGGCACTGAAGGCCGTCGGCGCGGCGGCCTCCGAGGTCGCACGCCGTCCCAACGACCTCGTCGCACGCTACGGCGGCGAGGAGTTCCTCGTCGTGCTGACGCGCGCCCAGGAAGACGACGCGATGGCCATCGCCTGCGGCCTCGTCGAACGTGTCCGGGCGCTGGGCCTGGTGCATGGCGGCTCGGCCTGCGCGCCGGTGGTGACGGTGAGCATCGGCGCGGCCTCGCACGTGCCGCAGCCCGACGGCCCGGCCGACTGGCCGGCTCTGGTGGCGGCGGCCGATGCCGCGCTCTACGCCGCCAAGCAGGGCGGGCGCAACCGGGCGTGCGCGGCGTCGAGCCGGGCCGCGGCCTGA
- a CDS encoding fumarylacetoacetate hydrolase family protein encodes MKLLSFRDGRGERSYGIRNEHGIVDLGRRLGARFPTLRALLAAPDGLALARQHEHAAADCQEADVVFLPVIDRPNKIFCVGMNYAAKRQEFNETNPAPTLFIRFPDSQTGHRCPVVKPLQSREFDYEGELAVVIGTGGRGIRREDALQHVAGYACYMDGSVRDWQHTWFTAGKNWHDTGAFGPWIVTTDEIPDPQQLRLRTFLNGQQVQDESTGAMLHTVAELIEYISTFSALSPGDVIITGSPGGVGKKRVPPLYMHAGDTIEVEISGIGRLSNVIADETPEVEDDPVSLLLAETAAA; translated from the coding sequence ATGAAATTGCTCAGCTTCCGCGACGGCCGGGGCGAACGCAGCTACGGCATCCGCAACGAACACGGCATCGTCGACCTGGGCCGGCGCCTGGGCGCCCGCTTCCCCACGCTGCGCGCGCTGCTGGCCGCGCCCGACGGCCTGGCGCTGGCGCGCCAGCACGAACACGCCGCGGCCGACTGCCAGGAAGCCGACGTCGTCTTCCTGCCGGTCATCGACCGTCCGAACAAGATCTTCTGCGTCGGCATGAACTACGCCGCCAAGCGCCAGGAGTTCAACGAGACCAACCCGGCGCCGACGCTGTTCATCCGCTTCCCCGACTCGCAGACCGGCCACCGCTGCCCGGTCGTCAAGCCGCTGCAGAGCCGCGAGTTCGACTACGAAGGCGAGCTCGCCGTGGTCATCGGCACCGGCGGCCGCGGCATCCGGCGCGAAGACGCGCTGCAGCACGTCGCCGGTTATGCCTGCTACATGGACGGCTCGGTGCGCGACTGGCAGCACACCTGGTTCACCGCCGGCAAGAACTGGCACGACACCGGCGCCTTCGGCCCGTGGATCGTGACCACCGACGAGATCCCCGACCCGCAGCAGCTGCGCCTGCGCACCTTCCTCAACGGCCAGCAGGTGCAGGACGAAAGCACCGGCGCGATGCTGCACACCGTGGCCGAGCTGATCGAGTACATCAGCACCTTCAGCGCGCTGTCGCCCGGCGACGTGATCATCACCGGCTCGCCCGGCGGCGTCGGCAAGAAGCGTGTGCCGCCGCTGTACATGCATGCCGGCGACACGATCGAAGTCGAGATCTCCGGCATCGGCCGCCTCAGCAACGTCATCGCCGACGAGACGCCCGAAGTCGAAGACGACCCGGTGAGCCTGCTGCTCGCCGAGACCGCGGCCGCCTGA
- a CDS encoding bifunctional enoyl-CoA hydratase/phosphate acetyltransferase, protein MSTLSLCAAPKAHAAAAPCEAPLPTALVYPCDEISLRVAVEAASTGLLDPVLVGPAATMQRLAAMHALDLSGCSLVDAASARAALEVAAQLARDGEVGALMQGALPADELVAVVMRKDHGLRAAPRLSHVAVVQLPGRSRPLLITDAAINVSPSLEDKAQIVQNAIRLAQALGVAAPKVAILSSTETVNPKIASTLDAAVLCKMAERGQIVGGLLDGPLALDDAICADTARAKGLASPVAGDADVLLVPDLVAGDLLVKQLRLFAAADAAGVVLGARLPVILAGATDTLRSRLASCAIAARLAAARAAD, encoded by the coding sequence ATGTCGACCCTCTCCCTGTGCGCCGCGCCGAAAGCCCATGCGGCCGCCGCCCCGTGCGAAGCGCCGCTGCCGACGGCGCTGGTCTATCCCTGCGACGAGATCTCGCTGCGTGTGGCCGTCGAGGCCGCGTCTACCGGGCTGCTCGATCCGGTGCTCGTCGGCCCGGCGGCGACGATGCAGCGGCTGGCGGCGATGCACGCGCTGGACCTGTCGGGCTGCAGCCTCGTCGACGCCGCCTCGGCGCGCGCCGCCCTCGAGGTCGCCGCGCAGCTGGCGCGCGACGGCGAGGTCGGCGCGCTGATGCAGGGCGCGCTGCCGGCCGACGAACTGGTGGCCGTCGTGATGCGCAAGGACCACGGCCTGCGCGCCGCGCCGCGCCTGAGCCATGTCGCCGTCGTGCAGCTGCCCGGCCGGTCGCGGCCGCTGCTGATCACCGACGCGGCGATCAACGTCTCGCCCTCGCTGGAGGACAAGGCGCAGATCGTGCAGAACGCGATCCGGCTTGCGCAGGCGCTCGGTGTCGCGGCGCCCAAGGTCGCGATCCTGTCGTCGACCGAGACGGTGAACCCGAAGATCGCGTCGACGCTGGACGCGGCGGTGCTCTGCAAGATGGCCGAACGCGGCCAGATCGTCGGCGGCCTGCTCGACGGCCCGCTGGCGCTGGACGACGCGATCTGCGCCGACACCGCACGCGCCAAGGGCCTGGCCTCGCCGGTGGCCGGCGACGCCGACGTCCTGCTCGTGCCCGACCTCGTGGCCGGCGATCTGCTGGTCAAGCAGCTGCGCCTGTTCGCCGCGGCCGACGCTGCCGGCGTCGTGCTCGGCGCCCGGCTGCCGGTGATCCTGGCCGGCGCCACCGACACGCTGCGTTCGCGCCTCGCCTCCTGCGCCATCGCGGCACGGCTGGCGGCGGCGCGCGCGGCCGATTGA
- a CDS encoding formate/nitrite transporter family protein — MNAPLFAPAAEAAPRSLFDPLAPDAVACAAEEMGVKKAKASAAQQFGLAVLGGAFVALGAMFATIAIAGADHVLPWGLMRLLMGAAFSMGLMLVVVAGAQLFTSDALMVMAWASGRLATRRMLRVWTIVWFGNLVGALGTATIVFLGGQYGFGHGEVGASALYLAASKASLPPFKAFSLAILCNVLVCLATWLSLAARSVTDKIVAMFLPITAFVAAGFEHCVANMYFVPYGLMVRWFAPAAFWAEPAAQAKAATEIPVAQYLVNLGVVTLGNWVGGALLVAGAYWWLFRRAAAGAKA; from the coding sequence ATGAACGCTCCGCTGTTTGCTCCCGCCGCCGAGGCGGCCCCCCGCTCGCTGTTCGACCCGCTGGCGCCCGACGCGGTGGCCTGCGCCGCCGAGGAGATGGGCGTCAAGAAGGCCAAGGCCTCGGCCGCCCAGCAGTTCGGCCTGGCCGTGCTCGGCGGCGCCTTCGTCGCGCTGGGCGCGATGTTCGCCACCATCGCCATCGCCGGCGCCGACCACGTGCTGCCTTGGGGGCTGATGCGCCTGCTGATGGGCGCCGCGTTCTCGATGGGGCTGATGCTGGTCGTCGTCGCCGGCGCCCAGCTCTTCACCAGCGACGCGCTGATGGTCATGGCCTGGGCCAGCGGCCGGCTGGCCACGCGGCGCATGCTGCGCGTCTGGACCATCGTCTGGTTCGGCAACCTCGTCGGCGCGCTGGGCACCGCGACCATCGTCTTCCTCGGCGGCCAGTATGGTTTCGGTCACGGCGAGGTCGGTGCCAGCGCGCTGTACCTGGCCGCCAGCAAGGCCAGCCTGCCGCCGTTCAAGGCCTTCTCGCTGGCCATCCTGTGCAACGTGCTGGTGTGCCTGGCGACCTGGCTGTCGCTGGCCGCACGCAGCGTGACCGACAAGATCGTCGCGATGTTCCTGCCGATCACGGCCTTCGTGGCCGCCGGCTTCGAGCACTGCGTGGCCAACATGTACTTCGTGCCCTACGGCCTGATGGTGCGCTGGTTCGCGCCGGCCGCCTTCTGGGCCGAGCCCGCGGCGCAGGCCAAGGCGGCCACCGAGATCCCGGTGGCGCAGTACCTCGTCAACCTCGGCGTCGTGACGCTGGGCAACTGGGTCGGCGGCGCGCTGCTCGTCGCCGGCGCCTACTGGTGGCTGTTCCGTCGCGCGGCGGCGGGCGCCAAAGCCTGA
- a CDS encoding NADPH-dependent FMN reductase, whose amino-acid sequence MDHILVFYGSYRSDRMGIRLAQFIVDGLRERGAAPELIDAKAVGLPMLDRMYKEYPPGEAPPAMEALARKIRAADAFVFVCGEYNWGPQPGLKNLTDHFLEEWFWRPAAIASYSAGRSSGVRSGSTWHAILSEMGMVVISSALAVGPIAQTLDADAKPQGGPGESLRKAFGRFADDLAWWTEAAREQRARKSPPY is encoded by the coding sequence ATGGACCACATCCTCGTCTTCTACGGCTCGTACCGTTCCGACCGCATGGGCATCCGCCTGGCGCAGTTCATCGTCGACGGGCTGCGCGAACGCGGCGCGGCGCCCGAGCTGATCGACGCCAAGGCGGTGGGACTGCCGATGCTGGACCGCATGTACAAGGAGTACCCGCCCGGCGAGGCGCCGCCGGCGATGGAAGCGCTGGCGCGCAAGATCCGCGCGGCCGACGCCTTCGTCTTCGTCTGCGGCGAATACAACTGGGGCCCGCAGCCGGGGCTGAAGAACCTGACCGACCACTTTTTGGAGGAATGGTTCTGGCGCCCGGCGGCGATCGCCAGTTATTCGGCCGGGCGTTCCTCCGGCGTGCGTTCGGGCAGCACCTGGCACGCCATCCTGTCGGAGATGGGCATGGTCGTGATCTCCAGCGCGCTGGCCGTCGGCCCGATCGCGCAGACGCTGGACGCCGACGCCAAGCCGCAGGGCGGCCCCGGCGAATCGCTGCGCAAGGCCTTCGGGCGTTTCGCCGACGACCTGGCCTGGTGGACCGAGGCGGCACGCGAGCAGCGTGCGCGCAAGTCGCCACCTTATTGA
- a CDS encoding bifunctional metallophosphatase/5'-nucleotidase produces the protein MSLNPRLRPTFLRRAAVLGITSLAVAALSACGGDDDDSYPAIELNIAHVNDHHSQLDPISGVTLTLGGEATQVELGGFSRLTTLFNAQSGTKNLLKLHAGDAVTGTLYYTFFKGEADAKMMNTVCFDAFELGNHEFDDGDQTTRNFIDMLHAGSCQTPVLAANVVPASGTPLNPSGTSLVKPYTIKTYDGVKVGIVGIDIAGKTTNSSRPLATTQFLDEVTTAQKYIDELKHQGIRHIVLLTHQGYDVDKAMAAKLTDVDVIIGGDSHTLLGDFSAFGVASSGAYPTQVTNKDGDKVCIGQAWEYSKVFALMNVKFDDKGAVASCSGNASLVIGDRFARKNSSGSFVAVDDATKANIVAGLANEPRIKVTTPDANAAALLATYSSQVAAEKTKTIGTATESLCLVRVPGETTNRSSGIDGCIETGAQANLQARGSDAAQIVAQAFLAASKRAHFALQNAGGVRVPLKAGTLTMNDAFTLLPFTNVLVEIDVTGAQMVAALEDAVSNHLDNAQSSGSHPYAAGLRWNLDMSKPKGSRFSQVQVKDRVSGAWSAIDPAKTYTLVTNDFVAAGQDGYATLGKVYATGAYVNTYLLYTQTFADYVKAQGTVARPARADYSHQQVTTAAGVQLP, from the coding sequence ATGTCCTTGAATCCGCGACTGCGTCCGACCTTTCTGCGCCGCGCCGCCGTGCTCGGCATCACCTCGCTGGCCGTGGCCGCGCTGTCGGCCTGCGGCGGCGACGATGACGACAGCTATCCGGCGATCGAGCTGAACATCGCCCACGTCAACGACCACCACTCGCAGCTCGACCCCATCAGCGGCGTCACGCTGACGCTGGGCGGCGAAGCCACGCAGGTCGAGCTCGGCGGCTTCTCGCGCCTGACGACGCTGTTCAACGCCCAGTCCGGCACCAAGAACCTCTTGAAGCTGCACGCGGGCGACGCCGTCACCGGCACGCTCTACTACACCTTCTTCAAGGGCGAGGCCGACGCGAAGATGATGAACACCGTCTGCTTCGACGCCTTCGAACTCGGCAACCACGAGTTCGACGACGGCGACCAGACGACGCGCAACTTCATCGACATGCTGCACGCGGGCAGCTGCCAGACGCCGGTGCTTGCCGCCAACGTCGTGCCCGCCAGCGGCACGCCGCTGAACCCGTCCGGCACCTCGCTGGTCAAGCCGTACACGATCAAGACCTACGACGGCGTCAAGGTCGGCATCGTCGGCATCGACATCGCCGGCAAGACGACGAACTCCTCGCGCCCGCTGGCGACGACGCAGTTCCTCGACGAGGTCACGACGGCGCAGAAGTACATCGACGAGCTCAAGCACCAGGGCATCCGCCACATCGTGCTGCTGACGCACCAGGGCTACGACGTCGACAAGGCGATGGCCGCCAAGCTGACCGACGTCGACGTCATCATCGGCGGCGACTCGCACACGCTGCTCGGCGACTTCAGCGCCTTCGGCGTCGCCAGCTCGGGCGCCTACCCGACGCAGGTGACCAACAAGGACGGCGACAAGGTCTGCATCGGCCAGGCCTGGGAGTACTCCAAGGTCTTCGCGCTGATGAACGTGAAGTTCGACGACAAGGGCGCGGTGGCCAGCTGCAGCGGCAACGCCTCGCTGGTCATCGGCGACCGCTTCGCGCGCAAGAACAGCTCGGGCAGCTTCGTCGCCGTCGACGACGCGACCAAGGCGAACATCGTCGCCGGCCTGGCCAACGAGCCGCGCATCAAGGTGACGACGCCCGACGCCAACGCCGCCGCGCTGCTGGCGACCTACTCCTCGCAGGTCGCGGCCGAGAAGACCAAGACCATCGGCACCGCCACCGAGTCGCTGTGCCTGGTGCGCGTGCCGGGCGAGACGACCAACCGCTCGTCCGGCATCGACGGCTGCATCGAGACGGGGGCGCAAGCCAACCTGCAGGCGCGCGGCAGCGACGCGGCGCAGATCGTCGCCCAGGCTTTCCTCGCGGCCAGCAAGCGTGCGCACTTCGCGCTGCAGAACGCCGGCGGCGTGCGCGTGCCGCTGAAGGCCGGCACGCTGACGATGAACGACGCGTTCACGCTGCTGCCCTTCACCAACGTGCTCGTCGAGATCGACGTCACCGGCGCGCAGATGGTCGCGGCGCTGGAAGACGCCGTCTCCAACCACCTCGACAACGCCCAGTCCAGCGGCTCGCACCCCTACGCCGCCGGTCTGCGCTGGAACCTGGACATGAGCAAGCCCAAGGGCAGCCGCTTCAGCCAGGTCCAGGTGAAGGACCGCGTCAGCGGCGCCTGGTCGGCGATCGACCCGGCCAAGACCTACACGCTTGTAACCAACGACTTCGTCGCCGCCGGCCAGGACGGCTACGCCACGCTGGGCAAGGTCTACGCCACCGGCGCCTACGTGAACACCTACCTGCTCTACACCCAGACCTTCGCCGACTACGTGAAGGCCCAGGGCACGGTGGCGCGACCGGCGCGTGCCGACTACTCGCACCAGCAGGTGACCACGGCCGCGGGCGTGCAGCTGCCCTGA
- a CDS encoding Acg family FMN-binding oxidoreductase — protein sequence MKRRSWMRVLAAGGVTTLLPGCDTMPAAATAPWHEPGAGEIDPRRRALAWALLAPSPHNLQSWVADLREPGLIRLSVDLQRLLPAADPQNRQVLIGCGAFLELLCLAAAAQGQRADVTLLPEGEYSAGGVDARPFACVRLTADAGLRPDPLFAAVPLRRSNRAPYGERVPDAAVLAALVAAARRPGLTLRASTEPAQVRRLGALAAAGCRVEFGDAATWAESAGLMRVGGAAVAAEPSGFAVTGLQAWFARRLGLLDEEPRRRTDGVVARSALAGALDAIEHTPAWIWLVSDDNRRHTQIEAGRAYLRTDLAAAEQGWAVHPNSQQLQEFDAMAPLYRRLHAELGVAAPARVQMLVRLGLAPRPEPAPRRPLGRFLRG from the coding sequence ATGAAACGACGTTCCTGGATGCGCGTGCTGGCGGCCGGCGGCGTGACGACCCTGCTGCCGGGCTGCGACACGATGCCCGCCGCGGCCACGGCCCCGTGGCACGAACCCGGCGCCGGTGAAATCGACCCGCGGCGGCGGGCGCTGGCCTGGGCGCTGCTGGCGCCCAGCCCGCACAACCTGCAGAGCTGGGTGGCCGACCTGCGCGAGCCCGGCCTGATCCGGCTGTCGGTCGACCTGCAGCGCCTGCTGCCGGCCGCCGACCCGCAGAACCGCCAGGTGCTGATCGGCTGCGGCGCCTTCCTCGAACTGCTGTGCCTGGCCGCTGCCGCGCAGGGCCAGCGTGCCGACGTGACGCTGCTGCCCGAAGGCGAGTACTCCGCCGGGGGCGTCGACGCGCGGCCGTTCGCCTGCGTCCGGCTGACGGCCGACGCCGGCCTGCGGCCCGACCCGCTGTTCGCCGCGGTGCCGCTGCGCCGCAGCAACCGTGCACCTTACGGCGAGCGCGTGCCCGACGCCGCGGTGCTGGCGGCCCTTGTCGCCGCGGCGCGGCGCCCTGGCCTCACGCTGCGCGCCAGCACCGAACCCGCCCAGGTGCGCCGCCTGGGCGCGCTGGCGGCCGCCGGCTGCCGCGTGGAGTTCGGCGACGCCGCCACCTGGGCCGAGAGCGCCGGGCTGATGCGCGTCGGGGGCGCGGCGGTGGCTGCTGAGCCCTCGGGTTTTGCCGTCACCGGGCTCCAGGCCTGGTTCGCACGGCGGCTCGGCCTGCTGGACGAGGAGCCCCGGCGCCGCACCGACGGCGTGGTCGCGCGCTCGGCGCTGGCCGGGGCGCTGGATGCGATCGAGCACACGCCGGCCTGGATCTGGCTGGTCAGCGACGACAACCGCCGGCACACGCAGATCGAGGCCGGCCGCGCCTACCTGCGCACCGACCTGGCCGCCGCCGAGCAGGGCTGGGCGGTGCACCCGAACTCGCAGCAGCTGCAGGAGTTCGACGCGATGGCGCCGCTGTACCGGCGCCTGCACGCCGAGCTGGGCGTCGCCGCGCCGGCGCGGGTGCAGATGCTCGTGCGCCTGGGCCTCGCGCCGCGTCCCGAGCCTGCGCCGCGGCGCCCGCTGGGCCGCTTCCTGCGCGGCTGA
- a CDS encoding DUF3313 family protein — MNKLTRFAATAICIAALSACGTVMPTADSGYLSDSRALVPAADASGARRVAAQALDPARVTIAEVVWRADAHSDLGDDERQALLAGLERELRQAVQALPPAPEGRPARIRAAITRVETVSPGLNTLGTLLLIGPLDRGGAAFEIEAVDAATGEQLAALRLGYFAPLGELKARFSRLAPAGIAAHEAALEFAALLRPAASPEEAPRR; from the coding sequence ATGAACAAGCTGACTCGTTTTGCTGCCACCGCCATCTGCATCGCCGCCTTGTCGGCCTGCGGCACCGTGATGCCCACCGCCGACAGCGGCTATCTCAGCGACTCCCGCGCACTGGTGCCCGCCGCCGACGCGTCGGGCGCCCGGCGCGTGGCGGCGCAGGCGCTGGACCCGGCCCGCGTGACGATCGCCGAGGTCGTCTGGCGCGCCGATGCGCACAGCGACCTCGGCGACGACGAACGCCAGGCGCTGCTCGCCGGGCTGGAGCGTGAACTGCGTCAGGCCGTGCAGGCGCTGCCGCCGGCGCCCGAGGGGCGGCCGGCGCGCATCCGCGCGGCGATCACGCGGGTCGAGACCGTCTCGCCGGGCCTCAACACGCTGGGCACGCTGCTGCTGATCGGCCCGCTGGACCGCGGCGGCGCGGCCTTCGAGATCGAGGCCGTCGACGCGGCGACCGGCGAGCAGCTCGCGGCGCTGCGGCTGGGCTACTTCGCGCCGCTGGGCGAGCTGAAGGCCCGCTTCAGCCGGCTGGCGCCGGCGGGGATCGCGGCCCACGAGGCGGCGCTCGAGTTCGCCGCCCTGCTGCGGCCGGCGGCATCCCCCGAAGAAGCGCCGCGCCGCTGA
- a CDS encoding AraC family transcriptional regulator: protein MAEAPAWVPALTLRLQLQGLATLGLDAAHVQAALGPLPDAPDALVPAQAYVRMWHAAEPLHGPGLASALAGTIAFGAFGALDYLVGSADTVAGGCESARLHFAMVSTDTALEIDPLDDGGQALRVRALAPMPVQALEFTLATLFLRLRQVTGGGFRPRLLGLPVARPAGDDDERLALFGQAPAYGHPCAEMLIDAATWALPTCSADPMLHAALKDMAARLELAQPGDSSLQQALRARLRDALAQGHADAARLAELLGVSERTLQRRLAGIGRSFSEVVEEFRREEAARLLATPGLALVEVASRLGYAEQTSFTRAFRRWTGVTPGRWRAGRR, encoded by the coding sequence ATGGCTGAAGCCCCGGCCTGGGTGCCCGCGCTGACGCTCAGGCTGCAGCTCCAGGGCCTGGCGACGCTGGGGCTGGACGCGGCGCACGTGCAGGCCGCACTGGGCCCCCTGCCCGACGCGCCGGACGCGCTGGTGCCGGCGCAGGCCTACGTGCGCATGTGGCACGCCGCCGAGCCGCTGCACGGCCCCGGCCTGGCCAGCGCGCTGGCCGGCACGATCGCCTTCGGCGCCTTCGGGGCGCTGGACTACCTGGTCGGCAGCGCCGACACCGTGGCCGGCGGCTGCGAGTCGGCGCGGCTGCACTTCGCGATGGTGTCGACCGACACCGCGCTGGAGATCGACCCGCTGGACGACGGCGGCCAAGCCTTGCGCGTGCGCGCGCTGGCGCCGATGCCGGTGCAGGCGCTGGAATTCACGCTGGCGACGCTGTTCCTGCGCCTGCGCCAGGTCACCGGCGGCGGCTTCCGGCCGCGGCTGCTGGGGCTGCCGGTGGCGCGGCCGGCGGGTGATGACGACGAACGCCTGGCCTTGTTCGGCCAGGCACCGGCCTACGGCCACCCCTGCGCCGAGATGCTGATCGACGCCGCCACCTGGGCGCTGCCGACCTGCAGCGCCGACCCGATGCTGCACGCCGCGCTGAAGGACATGGCAGCCAGGCTCGAGCTCGCCCAGCCCGGCGACTCGTCGCTGCAGCAGGCGCTGCGCGCGCGGCTGCGCGACGCGCTGGCGCAGGGCCACGCCGACGCCGCGCGTCTGGCCGAGCTGCTGGGCGTGTCCGAACGCACGCTGCAGCGCCGGCTGGCCGGGATCGGCCGCAGCTTCAGCGAGGTCGTCGAGGAGTTCCGCCGCGAAGAGGCGGCGCGGCTGCTGGCCACGCCCGGGCTGGCGCTGGTGGAAGTGGCCAGCCGGCTCGGTTATGCCGAGCAGACCTCGTTCACCCGCGCCTTCCGGCGCTGGACCGGCGTGACACCCGGCCGCTGGCGGGCCGGGCGGCGCTGA